A genome region from Pirellulales bacterium includes the following:
- a CDS encoding transposase, translated as MVFHVLNRGNDRGEIFDDRADYEAFLRVMKETQERVPMRVLAYCLLPNHWHFLLWPVNDGDFGAFMQRLTTTHVRRWHLHRHSVGRGHLYQGTYKSFPVQDDDHFYTVTRYVERNGLRARMAKTAEEWPYSSLAQRAGKQGVDDAPESSAWPVVRPRNWAAWVKQPQTKAELEAVRLSVSRGQPFGDETWQRRTAERLGLEFTLNPRGRPRKATVT; from the coding sequence ATGGTGTTTCACGTCCTCAATCGCGGCAACGACCGCGGAGAGATCTTCGACGATCGCGCCGACTACGAAGCCTTCTTGCGCGTGATGAAGGAGACCCAAGAGCGTGTGCCGATGCGGGTTTTGGCCTACTGCCTGTTGCCCAACCACTGGCACTTTTTGCTTTGGCCGGTCAACGACGGCGATTTCGGAGCCTTCATGCAACGGCTGACGACGACCCATGTGCGCCGTTGGCACCTGCACCGGCATAGCGTCGGACGCGGCCACCTCTACCAGGGGACCTACAAGTCATTTCCGGTTCAGGACGACGATCACTTTTACACAGTGACCCGGTACGTGGAACGAAACGGCCTCCGCGCCAGGATGGCGAAGACGGCTGAAGAGTGGCCGTATAGCAGCCTGGCCCAGCGCGCGGGCAAACAAGGGGTAGATGATGCGCCGGAATCGTCGGCATGGCCGGTGGTCCGACCGCGGAATTGGGCGGCGTGGGTGAAGCAGCCGCAGACAAAAGCGGAACTAGAAGCAGTGCGACTGTCGGTGAGCCGCGGTCAGCCGTTTGGCGACGAGACCTGGCAGCGGCGGACAGCGGAACGGTTGGGCCTGGAGTTTACGCTCAACCCCCGCGGACGGCCTCGAAAGGCCACGGTTACCTAG